One segment of Drosophila ananassae strain 14024-0371.13 chromosome 3R, ASM1763931v2, whole genome shotgun sequence DNA contains the following:
- the LOC6497007 gene encoding facilitated trehalose transporter Tret1, with translation MTVKLSSLFEHPNCLLSRRNRHQFLVTLLVNIATFSHGLGVGWMSPVMRDLQTDQSPLDFPVLVEQVSWIGSLVGIGSVMGNLLAGTLMDRIGRKLVLFGIAIPYMTFWCLIYFVQSVEFLYVGRLMAGMTGGACYVVLPTFISEIADTNVRGRLGSIILLSVNMGVLVGYIVSSSVDYFASPPFIIALPVCYFICNFLFPETPHHLIRKGKFEAARESFRFYKSIKKDDIKAESEFEHLKFHLTKDESANSKALSYKDFVTRPALKAIGSASVLLICNQFSASFCITTYLSDVFAASHTTLNLSMCTIVIGVLQIVGNYVTTLLCDKYGRRILMLTSTSGAAVCLLAFGFFTYYAKDNNLSVVGWLPLAILSIYVFMCNIGMVGCLFVVVVELFPAKIRSVSVSTFVVILSSTVFLTLKIFPICMAVWGISVTMWCSSGITFSCFLYFCFFLEETKGKSLLEA, from the exons ATGACGGTGAAACTGTCTTCGCTCTTCGAGCATCCCAACTGCCTGCTGAGTCGCAGGAACCGACATCAGTTCCTGGTCACGTTGCTGG TAAATATTGCTACCTTTTCCCATGGCTTGGGCGTGGGATGGATGTCTCCGGTAATGAGGGATCTCCAAACGGATCAATCGCCCCTTGACTTTCCTGTGTTGGTGGAACAAGTGTCCTGGATAGGATCTCTGGTGGGCATTGGCAGTGTGATGGGAAATCTGTTGGCTGGCACTCTAATGGATCGAATTGGCCGGAAGCTGGTTCTGTTCGGCATTGCTATTCCCTACATG ACTTTCTGGTGCCTGATCTACTTTGTCCAGAGTGTGGAGTTCCTCTACGTGGGCCGTCTAATGGCCGGAATGACCGGAGGGGCCTGTTACGTCGTCCTTCCGACCTTCATAAGCGAAATAGCAGACACCAA CGTACGCGGTCGGCTGGGCTCCATAATCTTGCTGTCAGTTAATATGGGGGTACTCGTCGGATACATCGTCTCCTCGAGTGTGGATTACTTTGCATCACCGCCGTTTATTATCGCACTACCCGTGTGCTATTTTATCTGCAACTTCCTGTTTCCGGAAACCCCCCATCATCTGATTCGCAAGGGAAAGTTTGAGGCTGCCAGGGAGTCCTTTCGGTTCTACAAGAGCATCAAGAAGGATGACATCAAGGCGGAGAGTGAGTTCGAGCACCTGAAGTTCCATCTCACAAAGGATGAGTCGGCAAACAGCAAGGCTCTAAGCTACAAGGACTTTG TTACCAGACCTGCTCTCAAGGCCATTGGCTCGGCGAGTGTCCTGCTGATCTGCAACCAGTTCAGTGCCAGCTTCTGCATCACCACCTACTTGTCGGATGTGTTCGCTGCCTCGCACACCACTCTCAACCTGAGCATGTGCACCATTGTCATCGGAGTCCTGCAGATCGTGGGTAACTACGTGACCACATTGCTGTGCGACAAATACGGACGCCGGATTTTAATGCTGACCTCCACTTCCGGGGCGGCCGTGTGCCTTTTGGCCTTCGGCTTCTTCACCTATTACGCCAAGGATAACAACCTTTCTGTCGTGGGCTGGTTGCCCCTGGCCATTTTGTCGATCTACGTCTTCATGTGCAACATCGGAATGGTGGGCTGTCTGTTTGTGGTCGTCGTGGAGCTGTTCCCCGCCAAG ATCCGATCTGTGAGTGTCTCCACATTTGTGGTCATCCTGAGCAGCACCGTCTTCCTCACCCTGAAAATCTTCCCCATCTGCATGGCCGTCTGGGGCATCTCGGTGACCATGTGGTGCTCCAGTGGTATTACGTTCAGCTGCTTTCTATACTTCTGCTTCTTTCTGGAGGAGACCAAAGGCAAATCGCTGTTGGAGGCTTAG
- the LOC6497005 gene encoding facilitated trehalose transporter Tret1, translating into MSSTGGTKYQYLAALSVNIVTISYGGVCGWPSASFLELSSEKSPLETGPLSKQDQGWVASMMSLGGLFGTILFAWLADKIGRKKCLLWVALPNLLGWIIIPYARTPTHLNIARFLGGAAGGGCFAVIPIYIVELASESVRGVLGTFVVLTCNGGILLAFILGYYFNYATVAWIMSILSFVFVGCFWFMPETPQYLLKSKKVEEAELSLRYYRNIRNNPAKELSEDLQQELEKLKVTDKADTNPDDDESDDDDNGVTWADFAEPKIRKAFLIGLGLISFNQLCGCFAMLNYTAVIFEQAGASMSPTIAAIVVGAIQLIGTYASTVLVERLGRKLLLLVSAIGIGLGQSAMGTYSYFQMLGYPVDSFSWVPVVGFSLMILMAAVGLLTLPFLVISEILPPKVRGTASMILMSVLWLMSCCVIKMMPILTVSLGMHGTVYMFASLSFLAALFIAVFVPETKGKTVEAILASL; encoded by the exons ATGAGCAGCACCGGAGGAACCAAGTACCAGTATCTGGCTGCCCTAAGCG TTAATATTGTGACGATATCATATGGAGGGGTTTGCGGTTGGCCCTCGGCCAGTTTTCTGGAATTGTCGTCGGAGAAGAGCCCTCTGGAAACAGGTCCTTTGTCCAAACAGGATCAAGGATGGGTGGCATCGATGATGAGCTTGGGAGGACTGTTCGGTACCATTCTGTTCGCCTGGTTGGCTGATAAAATCGGCAGGAAGAAGTGCCTTTTATGGGTGGCTTTGCCAAACCTG TTAGGTTGGATTATTATTCCCTATGCCCGCACTCCAACTCACCTGAATATTGCCAGATTTTTGGGAggagctgctggaggaggctgcTTTGCAGTTATCCCCATTTACATAGTGGAGTTGGCATCGGAGAG TGTCCGCGGTGTCTTGGGCACTTTCGTGGTGCTAACTTGCAACGGGGGTATCCTTCTAGCCTTCATCTTGGGCTACTACTTCAATTATGCTACCGTCGCCTGGATTATGTCCATTTTATCCTTTGTGTTTGTTGGCTGCTTTTGGTTTATGCCAGAAACTCCTCAGTATTTGCTGAAATCGAAAAAGGTTGAGGAGGCCGAGCTCTCTCTACGGTACTATCGAAATATTCGCAACAATCCTGCCAAGGAACTCAGCGAGGACCTCCAACAGGAACTGGAAAAACTAAAGGTCACAGATAAAGCGGATACTAACCCAGACGATGATGAGTCAGATGACGATGATAACGGAGTGACTTGGGCAGATTTTG CTGAGCCAAAAATCCGAAAGGCTTTCCTGATTGGCCTCGGACTGATATCCTTCAATCAGTTGTGCGGATGCTTCGCCATGCTGAACTACACGGCTGTGATTTTTGAGCAGGCTGGAGCTAGTATGTCTCCCACCATTGCGGCCATTGTTGTAGGCGCCATTCAGCTTATTGGTACTTACGCCTCCACCGTGCTGGTCGAGCGATTGGGCCGTAAGCTTTTGCTCTTGGTGTCGGCCATCGGGATCGGGTTGGGCCAAAGCGCCATGGGCACATACAGCTACTTCCAGATGCTGGGCTACCCGGTGGATTCCTTCAGCTGGGTGCCCGTCGTCGGATTCTCCCTAATGATTCTCATGGCCGCGGTGGGACTACTGACGTTGCCCTTCCTGGTCATTTCCGAGATACTGCCCCCAAAAGTAAGGGGCACAGCGAGCATGATTCTTATGTCGGTACTGTGGCTAATGTCCTGCTGTGTCATCAAG ATGATGCCAATTCTCACAGTCTCTCTGGGAATGCATGGAACAGTCTATATGTTTGccagtttgtcctttttggCAGCACTTTTTATTGCCGTGTTTGTACCCGAAACCAAAGGAAAAACAGTGGAAGCCATCTTAGCCAGCCTATAG
- the LOC123257428 gene encoding facilitated trehalose transporter Tret1: protein MLVKLFNRPNCLLNRRNRYQLLTTLLINLISISHGIGIGWLSPTLRKLQLDSSVGFQITSEFEISWVGSMLGMGSVTGNILVGTLLSRLGSKRSLLLIAIPHSCLWILVYFAKSVEYLYAGRLLAGICGGGMYIVHPIFLSEIADANIRGTFSAMVMLSVNVGILLGYIMGTHLSYFTIPWIVLVLPIAYFVSVLLFIKESPMHLIRSGKYSEAERSFRYYKNIKDTDNINDQHRAMEDFDNMKAVLTKGDQLKDAITFKDFCTRPALKAYGPALVLLIANQFSGLFSMVNYMSDIFAQSHSTMDPNTCTIIIGAVQILGTYVTTLLCDICGRKLLMLVSTAGVAISLTGFGFFTQYAREHDVSEYSWVPLLLMSMDIFLGNIGLVGCFFVSLVEIFPVKIRAKAASMAIVICSCFVFVMLNILPICMKQWGISATMWSCAGVAAFSFAYFSVFLKETKGKSMLDD, encoded by the exons ATGTTGGTGAAATTATTTAATCGGCCAAATTGTCTGCTTAATCGCAGGAATCGGTACCAGCTTTTGACCACTCTCTTGA TAAATCTCATATCCATTTCGCATGGCATTGGAATCGGATGGCTGTCACCCACACTGCGGAAGCTGCAGCTCGACTCCTCCGTGGGCTTCCAGATAACCTCCGAGTTTGAGATCTCCTGGGTGGGCTCTATGCTGGGAATGGGGTCGGTGACTGGCAACATTCTGGTGGGAACTCTGCTGAGTCGTCTTGGCAGCAAAAGGTCCTTGCTATTAATTGCCATACCGCACTCG TGCCTGTGGATCCTGGTCTACTTTGCCAAGAGCGTGGAGTACCTTTACGCGGGAAGACTCCTGGCAGGAATTTGCGGTGGCGGCATGTACATTGTTCATCCCATTTTCCTCAGTGAAATCGCAGATGCCAA CATTCGTGGCACCTTCTCGGCCATGGTCATGTTATCGGTCAATGTCGGCATTCTATTGGGCTACATAATGGGCACCCACCTGTCCTACTTCACCATCCCCTGGATAGTGCTTGTTCTGCCCATTGCCTACTTTGTATCCGTATTGCTGTTCATCAAAGAGTCACCCATGCATCTGATACGATCCGGAAAGTACTCAGAGGCCGAGAGGTCCTTCCGCTACTACAAGAACATCAAGGACACTGACAACATCAACGACCAACATCGTGCCATGGAGGATTTCGACAATATGAAGGCTGTGCTGACCAAGGGTGATCAGCTAAAGGACGCTATTACGTTCAAGGACTTTT GCACCCGACCCGCCTTGAAAGCCTATGGCCCGGCCCTAGTGCTGCTCATTGCCAATCAGTTCAGTGGATTGTTCTCAATGGTCAACTACATGTCGGACATATTCGCCCAGTCGCACAGCACCATGGACCCCAATACCTGCACCATTATCATCGGAGCAGTTCAGATCCTGGGCACCTATGTCACAACCCTGCTCTGCGACATCTGCGGAAGGAAGCTCCTCATGCTGGTTTCCACTGCGGGGGTGGCCATCAGCCTCACAGGATTCGGCTTCTTCACCCAGTATGCTAGGGAGCACGATGTTAGCGAATATAGTTGGGTGCCCCTGCTTCTCATGTCAATGGACATCTTCCTGGGTAATATCGGACTAGTCGGCTGCTTCTTTGTCAGTCTGGTGGAAATATTTCCTGTTAAG atTCGGGCCAAGGCCGCCTCCATGGCCATTGTGATTTGCAGCTGCTTCGTCTTCGTGATGCTGAATATTCTTCCAATTTGCATGAAACAGTGGGGCATCTCGGCCACAATGTGGTCCTGTGCCGGAGTGGCTGCCTTCAGCTTCGCATACTTCTCAGTTTTCCTCAAGGAGACCAAGGGGAAGTCCATGTTAGACGATTAA
- the LOC6497006 gene encoding facilitated trehalose transporter Tret1 — MSRILKNSLVQSETRYQLLATVIVNIITFAHGVGVGWLSPTLTKISSSDSPLNFPVNIDEVSWLGSMLGLGSLFGNLTIALLIERAGRKFCIYLLAGPYACIWILIYCASNVYFLYAARFLCGFTGGAGYVVVPIFISELADSRIRGALTSMVMLSVDLGILAGYILSTYLAFHIVPFLAIILPVAYFIATFMLPETAPYLLKHHHFTAAEKSFRYYRNQRSAICEEASKDEFEELRTAVLAQQTKNSTPLSYKDLTSKPALKAFAASVVLSMGYQFSGVFSFINYMSDIFKASGSIVDVNTGTIIIGVVQIIGVYTSTILVDIVGRRLLMLISTLGVGIGCIAFGCFTLIGESYDLSDLNWLPLVLMIFICYLGNIGLIGIFFLVLVELFPTKIRSIGTSISVLFLSVLVFGSLKIFPLMLHYWGISYTMWFSGVSGLLTFLYFWLFLQETKGKSMIED; from the exons ATGTCGAGGATACTTAAAAACTCGTTGGTGCAGTCAGAAACGCGCTACCAGCTATTGGCCACTGTGATCG TGAACATTATCACCTTTGCCCACGGAGTGGGCGTGGGATGGCTCTCACCGACCTTGACCAAAATATCGAGTTCCGATTCCCCACTGAATTTTCCCGTGAACATCGATGAAGTATCCTGGCTGGGCTCCATGCTCGGTCTGGGCAGTTTGTTTGGGAACTTGACTATAGCCTTGTTGATCGAGCGGGCTGGACGGAAGTTTTGTATTTACTTGCTGGCAGGTCCTTATGCT TGCATTTGGATATTAATTTACTGCGCCTCGAATGTGTATTTTCTGTATGCAGCCCGTTTCCTTTGCGGGTTTACAGGAGGAGCTGGTTATGTGGTAGTCCCCATTTTTATAAGTGAACTGGCCGATAGCAG AATTCGAGGTGCTCTTACCTCCATGGTGATGTTATCTGTCGATCTGGGAATTCTAGCCGGCTACATACTGAGCACTTATCTAGCTTTCCACATCGTTCCCTTCTTGGCCATTATCTTGCCCGTGGCCTACTTTATAGCCACTTTTATGCTACCCGAAACAGCGCCCTACCTTCTGAAGCATCACCATTTCACAGCGGCTGAAAAATCATTCAGATACTACCGAAATCAGAGGAGTGCCATCTGCGAGGAAGCCTCCAAGGACGAGTTCGAGGAGCTGCGCACAGCTGTGTTGGCCCAGCAAACGAAAAACTCGACACCCCTCAGTTACAAAGATCTCA catcCAAGCCAGCTCTAAAAGCCTTCGCAGCGTCTGTCGTCCTCAGCATGGGTTACCAGTTCAGTGGTGTCTTCAGTTTCATCAACTACATGTCCGACATCTTCAAGGCATCCGGATCGATAGTAGATGTCAATACTGGAACCATTATAATAGGGGTAGTCCAAATAATTGGCGTCTACACCTCCACAATCCTGGTGGACATCGTGGGACGACGCCTTCTCATGTTGATTTCGACGTTGGGAGTGGGAATCGGCTGCATTGCCTTCGGATGTTTCACTTTAATTGGCGAAAGCTACGATCTCAGTGACCTGAACTGGCTTCCTCTGGTcttaatgatttttatttgctATTTGGGCAACATAGGCCTGATTGGAATCTTCTTCCTCGTCTTGGTGGAACTCTTTCCGACAAAG atcCGTTCTATAGGCACTTCCATATCGGTTCTGTTTTTGAGTGTTCTGGTTTTCGGCAGTTTGAAGATATTTCCTCTGATGTTGCACTATTGGGGGATTTCGTACACCATGTGGTTTTCAGGAGTTTCAGGACTGCTAACGTTTCTATACTTCTGGCTGTTCCTGCAGGAAACCAAAGGAAAGTCCATGATTGAAGactaa